The sequence ttgcaaatttgttaTTAACTGCTTTATTGAAGAGGCttaagaagaagaaacatgTCACTTGAATGTtcgcataatgtgcataaaatctctgctgccaCAAAAACTTGAGTGCATTaaactgtgcaaaaacattcaagtcttctgccaacctgctttggCACGGTCCAGCTCGAGTTTACGATAGTTTAAAGCGGAGTGTGTACAATGACTGCTACTGCTGTAGCCATCAGCTCAGATGTACTTGTAGAAAAGCAACAGTTTAATCAGATCTctatcacatttctttattataacaaaaggaaagagccacactgaaatcTTCTCTTGGCAGAGGTGTTTTTCATGTCTCCCAATATGTTTTGACATGAATTTTAACCACCGACACCTACAGCTATACAGCTCAGGTTAATACTGGAGCTGCGCATGTGAGACAGgacgttcgtccaatcacctgcTGAGAATTTTTAAAACTGTCCCGCCCTTCCCAAGCACAATTTTTGGGGGGCCTCGCaggtgaatgtgaaatatatccatgcaatgggtttataaaaacagtctatctggtatGCCAGGTTAGTTTTTCTCACTTCCACTCATTTTCTGAATGCACCTAGGAGACGAAAATTAACTCAGAGCACCAAGTAGAGATGAATGAATTTTAATGGAACCCAAAATACAATTACTGGTTTCTGTTACAGCCGAAATGCAGAAGGCTACCTTCAACTGTCTGcttgagaacaaaaaaaactctgattgggggatttttttgtagatttcCACCAAATTTTAACTATCCCACAGTAATACTGCTAACTGTGTTATTTCAGATCATGATAATTGtgatatataattttatattatAGCTACAAGTATATATAACCTCACAGCTGTGTTTTTCGTTGCATCAGGATGGTGGACATGAATCATGTGCTGGTTCAGCAGATGGAGAAGAGAGCTGAGGTGCTTACAGTCCTGAAGGAGCGGATCTTCACCACTGACTCCTGCTCCGTCACCCAGACCAAAAAGGAGCAGTGCATCTTTCAGGGGCTGCTCGGGCTCATGGGCATGCTGGGAGGCTCTATTAAGGTGGAGGGCTTGATTTGATATAGATATTAGCTTGCTTCGTTATTTGATCTGTTATTAGCCGTGAAGTTACTGGTCAGCTTTAGGGATTTCTGAAAGAATATTCTTAAGATCACTGCAAATATCAGATTGTTGTTAAAGGTATTTCTGCTGACTTTGTTTTaagatgtttgtatttatttgtctgtttaGGCTTGTTTGAAGGAAAGCAGCAAGATTGAAGCAGACAGTGATGTTTCTTTGGAAATTCCCTCTGGTACCGTCGTTGCCTACAGCGTCCTTGAGctgaagataaagaaaaatggagaCTATGGTGAGTGCATATTGAGTACAATGAGAAGACTTTAATTAGATtaccttttacttttactagagTAACTTTAAACACCACTGAGTTTATATTTACATAGGCAAAATTCAACCAAAGCAACTTTTGCTCAACTGTAATAttcttgtactcttgtacctGTCTGCGTGTTACAGAGTGGAAAACATGGATTTATATGTACAGAAGTATCTAGAGAGGAATTTGTGAATCAAAATGTTACTTCTTCATTTGTGGCTGTTTTCATTGATGTCAGATACTCCATAAAAAAATTCTATGTTGCAGCTTTGCATCTTGAATATTGTGCAactaaaaaataactgaatatcTCAATGATAAACATAGCAGATAACCACTGTAACATAAAAAATGCTCTGAAAAGAGAAGTGGCTCCAATGTTTCTATGGGtgtattttcacctttttaacagTGATTtcctcctgtgtgtgtgtgttgtgtgtattttcagatatttgtCTACGACCTGGAACAAATGGAGGCATTGAGGCAGATTCCCCTGTTACGCAGCCGTCTCATGATTTCTTGGACACAGTTGATGGAAAGCACAATGGGCAGAAAGCTCCAGAAACAGAACCTTCAAGTGCATCCCAAAATGGTTTGTGTGGCTTCACTCACATGTACagcacaggggtgtcaaactcaaagccTGGAGGCCTAATCCGGCCCGTAGTCCAGTTATACCTGGCCTGCAAGGttataacatatttttattataactgtaACTTAATTATAACTCTGACATCTGTAAGAGGTCTGAAGATTCCTTCAGTATAAAATGTCAGCTTTACCttgataatttaaaatattcttaagtcataaaaatttgaaaaattaaagcttaacataatttgataaaagtcgggaatgttggaaaagaatttgtgttttcatgtcatattttcaatttgacagttaaaacttaaacttatgattttaacttttcatctAAAATTTTGCTCTTTAAGGTTCACAGTTTTAattcagtcatgttttgacctttttagcaaattatttaaaattttatttaatgtttttaccttttctactcctaactttaaattttaatcccatattttgaacttttagactcacaatttaaaattttaaccttattttgacttttttaaattatgattacaaattttatctcatattttggcctttaaaacaaGATTGTGACTTTCTATTCCATATATGTGCCTTTTAGGAACattatttgaacttttttctcagattttgagcctttaaaacttattattttgactttttaaaatctcagaatcattcatcatcagtgctttGTTATttcccatattttattactggtaaaAATAGAGAGTTCATGGTTAAACGTTGGCCCTGTTcagctctcaggttagacctgattcagaatttggcccctgctgtggtttagtttgacagccctgagTTAGCAGGTTACACATGCAGAAGATGAAATTCAGTTATTCAGCTATTATTAATACCCTGtatttctcttctgttttttttaggaAGTGAAATATGCAAACTTATTCATGGAACTATTATAAGTTCCTGTCATtcataaagaaaaacagcactaTTGATGAACCATTGAGAAGTTCGCCACATACAGTAGTGCTTTTCATTCAAACCTACACACTTAcgtttttgtaaatatttactATTATACAGTTAATAGATAGATACTTTGGTAATCCAGAGGGAAATTCAAGGTAATGAAGTTCTTCTGCCCAAAATCTTGAATCTTTTTTACAACATTAAAGAAAACTCTTGTAAACCTTGAAAAAACCCCACCTTGTGATGCTCTTAGATTTCCAAATGACTTGAAAATGCAAGAACGTCTAACTCACCTTTACATTTAAAGGctatacttcaacattttggcaaattcgcccattgctataattcctatagtcttagtaataggttcgtttcctttagttgtcggtgcaagctgtttctagatctgtggggaccgttaaaccagctgcaccagctaacgctatgttagcagatggaacttttgctttccctcatcaaactcatcaaatacacaatccagaAGAGCCACCAGCTTCATTTAAATCCCCCCTATAGTAATGGttctctggctctgtgaatcatatTAACTTCTTAGAAATCGGCAAAAAAGACGCTCATTTGCACACTTGCCAAGCTAACTTGCGGTTGTGTGATGAGacgttcaagttggctgggaaatttttgtgtttaaagaatgggtctAAATATGTcgatatatcaatgaaaataacctagttattcaaaaatgtatttatttattaatatttttaatcactgaagaaCTTTTGAAGGgaagttgcagcattatttataatttaaatgtaatttatttagcctatttatttaaatacaatttaatttaaaaattaaaattaaattttatttatccgCTTCCATCACCGTACCGAAAACGTACCGAttcgtgacttcaaaaccgaggtacgtactgaaccgaaatttttctgtactgttacacccctaatggctgcacatcaccaagtccaatgccaagcgtcagctggagtggtgtaaagcacactgacgcTGGACTGtagtttggtggatgctgggagaacattacctgcctgactgcactgttccaactgtgaagtttggtggagaagggATGATGGTAtaatggggctgtttttcatggtttggactaggccccttatctcaaGTGAAGGCCAGTTTTAATgcctcagcataccaagacattttggatgaTGCTGTGCTTCcagctttgtggcaacagtttggggaaggccccaACATGATTGTGTCCCTGTGCACAAatcaaggactataaagacgtGGTTTGATGGGTTGTTGTGCCAACACAgtgccctgacctcaaccccattgagcacctctgggatgaactggaatggagactgcaagccaggccttcttgtccaacatcaatGCCTGATCTTATGAAAACTGTACAGAATGAAAGAGTACAAAtttcattacagtccctgtcaGTGTAGTGGTCAAGTGGCCAAATGCCTTTGTGTATATTGTATCTTTGCCAGCTAGAAAAGTGGCCATTGATAATAACACATTGAGTCGACTGTGGCTCACTGGGAAGAGTCGGATGTCTCACAACTGGAAGGCTTTGGGTTCAATCCCTGGCTTCTACATGCGTATGCGTGCATTTGAATTGGATGGACCTGACATCCACTCAGCATAGCAGCCTTTTTGCCATTGTTATGGATGTAGAATGGGTTAGTGTGACCAATGGTGTAAAGGTGCTTTGAGTTGTCAGACGACTAGATAAGTCATCCATTTACCATAAAGGTGTGGAGAATCGTGGACTTGGTTAGTTTGTCTCTAAAATTTTCAGtcattgttttctttgctttttgacTGTCACACCTCCTTCTCTACATTACCTCAACCAGTCATGTGTACACAGCATCTTGCGTCTGTGTCACATTAATTTTTGAGGATGTACGTCAAACAGATGCTCGGGATGCATGACATCTGTTTCTActtctacatttaaaaaaaaccctagaAATCAAAAGAACCCCCCCGCCCCCCAGATAGTGCACAATCATCTCTAACTGTGcacttttcaaatgtttttgagtcACGTCATCGGCATCTGATAGTGGAACTGATCCCAACTCACCATGATACTGATTATTTTATCCTTACTCAATCTTGGGAGAAGTAAGACTGTATGAAAGTAAAACTGTGCAACACTCATGACCAACAGCTAATTTTTATCTGAACACTTACGTCACCTAACTATTTGATAACAAGCAACACCAAAACACTGTGAGTTGCACAATGAACTcgtgatttttttaagtaataagaCAACAGAAAACTGTTTATAGGAAATGATAAGCTCAAACAAATTGTGCAGATATTTTATGGGCTGATTTCAACAGATATGCGTACAAATattgcatttgtttattttagggTAATGATTATCATGGGTAACTACAAATAATTATCAGTGAGGTTCTCTTCTTGGTCTCATCAGTCTTAATAAAGGTGGGTGAGTGAAGGAAATACAAGCTATATTTTGTTGGTGTGGCTTCTTTTTCCGACAGAGTATTCCTTTTTCTTACAGGTTCACATGAGATGGATTTTTCCCTTCTAGCAGAGCTTCCCCAGTCTGTTCGATCTGCCTTCTTCAAGAGACTTCAGGAGACTCTGAGGGACCGAGGGGCTCTGTCATACCTGCAGCGTGTGGTGAGTGAAACAGTGACATCAGTACACCCTGGGTTTGTGTTGGCCACTAAATAAAGATGATTGTGTAACAAGCAGCTTACGCAAAACAGACACAGTATCCTGGAGCGGCAGTTTATTAAATCCAAAAACTCAACAAAGGCCCTATTCTCTCTATTCTTCTCTGTCTTTTAGCTGGAGAACCTGTGTTTTGGTGAAACACTCATTACAGCCAAAGATGAAGATCTGCCGGACAGTCAGAGAAAAACTTTGTCCGCCATATTGGATGGTTACTCTGAGGACAGCCAGGCAGGTATCCCTGCTCACCTGAATTCAGTTCACCTGCTGGTCAGTGCCATGGAAGGTGAGGATTTAAACTCCAGACTAAAGACTCCACAGGCCTGAAGGGAAATAAATTTAGCACATGAGAAATGGCTTAACAGCAGAGTAATCTTTGTGTTCTGTCTTTTTAGAGTTGCCTGATGAGACCCTGAACCTCCTCAGTGAAAGCAGTCCAGATTTTCTGGAGGCCTTCAAAACCCTGGTCAGTCCATTTACTAATCAAGAAATTCAAGACTTAAGTCTTTGAATCTGTTTGTGCTAAAACTGTTAGCTGTTTAAGAAAATTATGTTCTTATATGTATTCAAAAGACAGCAAAACTATCATACTTTTATGCCTCTGATTGAAATACAGGACATTAGATGGAATAGGAAATAAGAAGGAGAGTTAGGTAATCTAACTGCTTGGCCATCGGTGCTGCAGGCTGTAGCTACATATCGAATGCACAGGTGTGAAAGAAGTGTTAAAATCTCATTTCCATCTTTAAGAATTGATAATCATTGTTCAAAATGTCCAACTCATGTTTAAGAAAGGTATAATCAACTCCTCTAATCAATGACTTTCCAATAGAGCCACCTTTTTATTGATCCATCTCTCTTTTTATCTCCCCAGGTGACCAGGTTGAAGGAGAGTCATGAGCCTCTCTCCATCCAGTGCCTGCCAGTCCTGCTGCAGGACAACCAGGCCTTCCAGCAGGCCGACCAGCTGCTCCGCTCCATCAAAGTGACCTTGAAGAGAGACGCAAACACGCTGTGGACAGAGACGGGAAACAAAGCAGGAGTTCTCCCAGTGGTCCTCTGTCTCAGCATACAGGGGCTGGCTTCGCTGTGTAAGGGGTTAGAGATGTAGAGGCGTGCATGTGTGAAGACATATTCTCTATGAAAACAttgtattttgttctttttctttctttgtttaatatttgtAAGGACTAAGTTTATTATAGCCtcttaaataacattttataatcattttattgttgttagTTTTATATCATACAGATATGATCTAAATGTGCCTTCcttatatatgtttttattactTAGCAAAGActacatatttttgtaaaaagaaagaaatatatatacatatacttTATCTGATTGTTTCTTGTGAATTGGTGTAGCTCTGACGTAAAGCCATAAAGAAGTTAGGTAATTTATAGTGCACCAGCCTTACAGTGTTCTGTATAAATCcacttttatcatctttttattcattttaatgaaaaaattcCATGATTGCATCAACTGAAAGCACACTGTGATTGAGCTGAAATAGGCCTTATTTCCTAGCTGAAGAAATATTCTTGGTAGTGGAATCatggtttaaaaataataatgttttgtCATAATGCCAATGAAAACACAACTATGATAATGTTGTTAAAAATTGTATGCTATTATTGTTTATGTACCCAACTTTTAACATATTGAATCAAGATTTTGTGCTGCTATCACTCTTAAATGAAACCTTTAGGCATCTTTTTCTagatttatttatgaagaaactGTACGTTAGGCATTGCCTGAATAATGGGATGCTATACAATAAAAGCTTAATGTTACAATTtatgttttagtgtttaaagcaTGTTTACAAGAGCTATAAAGTTTTATAAAGCTACCTTTGTATACCACTTTCAGTAAACTCTTTGTTAACTTTATATTTATTGTTGTctggaaacattttttctttatttaattcatATACTCTGAAAAACAATTCCTTATATGTCTGTCATTGTTTCATGTAAGTCTAAGTGTCTTATGGAAATGACAGCTAAAGCTTTTCTTTACTGCATGTTGGTACGTCTTAGTGGTCATTCTTCATGTTTGATTTACTGGTCAAATTTTACTTAAAGTTCATATTAAAGTAAACACATGTACTCTTTTTGGAAAAGTCAATCATGACATAAACtttcattgtattttttattgaaactgTGGGCTCAGTGTCAGAGTTTTTATGTGTGAGTTCTCAGCCTTAGTATGATGTATTCTCATATTCATTATCATGTGCATGCAGTCAgaaaatcatgtttattttcatataaTTTACCAAATCAAACATTCTCAACTTTGATCAAGGGCGTGTGTGGATGTTTCTCTCATGACCAAAGAAGACCTTTCCTGCAAACAGGCCATGACAGTTCAATTTGCAGCACTTTCAGCTTGTTAGGCATGCAGAGTTGAtttacaatctggcacatttaatgtcTGTGATCATGGATGTGCACTGCCtctataataaataaataaataaataaaatgggaCACGTGTATTTTCAttagaaatatattttcattcataaaattaaaagagTTGTCAAGTGAAAATCAATCGCCACGCGAGGTCGCTCTTGTGCTGCTAGGTTGTGAGCGGCCGATGACGTATATCTCCTGCGACGCCGGCTCGCGCGCCTTCGTCTGTCGCATAGAAACAGGCGGTGGTGTTGTTGGCGTTTCACACAAACAACGTCGCGTGGAAATGCCAGTTTGCAACTTCTTCCTCCAGGGACGGTGTCGTTACGGCGAAAAATGCTGGAATGAGCATCCGAGGGGAGGAAaccgaggaggaggaggaggaggaggaggtggtggtggataCAACAGCAGTAACTACAACCGCTCCTCAGGCCAACAGCAGCCccgaggaggaggtggaggtaaCAAGGAATAAACATTTGTACATAAATTTGATAATTCGTTGCTCTCATCTGCAAGGAgttgttccatttttttaacctcagtAACACGAGTTACAGTTGAGGACGAAATTGCCTTTGAAAATTTTAGTTTCCCGAAGTGTTgttaaacagaaacaaacttaTTTAACAAAACCTACCAGGATCTAATAGCCCCGCGATTctaatagtcagttgtgtctcctttttgctggataacagcctgcagttgttTGTAGTTCTCAGCAGGTCTGCTGAGGAATCTCAGCCCATTCTTCTATGGCCAATCTCTTAAAcgcctccagatttgatggtcttctggcacgGACCTTGGTTTTCAGTCCCCTCCACCGATTTCCAGTGGAATTTCAGTCATGTCTCTGTGACGGCCAGTCAGTAACATTccctttggtcttctggaggtagttcttcaccaggagccatgTATGTTTTGGGACATCGtcatgttggaagacaaagtgaAGACTCAGatccagttttgctgctgaatGCTTCTTTCAAAATCTTGACATGGCCTCCTTTCTtcctccacagcatgatgtttcCACAGCTGTGGTCCACTGTGGGGATGGAGATCTTTGGGTTATAGGCTTCTCCCTACTTTTtccaaacataagcaacatcTCAATTGCCAAAGCTGCTCATGTTTGGTCTCATGTTACCAGAGGATATGCTTCCTGTATGCAGAATCTtcctccaggttgtccttagcagacttcagtctggcttgaaggtgtctatTTTGCAGGAGTACAGTTTTTCTTTGGTCCATTTCTGTGCAAGGCTCTAGTTATCGTTTGTTTTTGGACTTCATtccctgacttggctaagtcattcactagtgtcttggccATTGTTCttgggtctttagacacatctctcactaatTTTCTTTCAGAGTCTTTTAagtctttctcttcctacctctgccaggcttgttctggactgtgtggctctctttgaatttcttgatacTTCTTACTCCAGTTCTTAACATTTGGAAATGCTTTGATAACTTTGTAAATCCTTTTCCTGTTCTGTGAGCATCGACAATTCTTTTTCTGAGgtctaaactgatttcaaaACCTTACTCAAGTTTTTATTCTGTGTAAAATTAAAGGTATGCTTCAAACATTACGAAGTTAAATCACGTCATTGAATAACAGTGGTTTGTGccatggctcaacaaaaagtTCAAAAGGGAACTAAAAATTTAGaacctttttttgtgtgtgtggaatAATTTCTCTTCTTTGTGcacagtaaaataatgtaaacatcCCATATAGAAACAGAGTTTTTGagaaagctgtgttaaaaatttcCTGACTCTGTTtgacagcacttgggaaatacttgggaaaaattgaaattttcatgggggctaataattttgtcctcatctgtacaTAAAATGAGAGAGGAAATTTATCTGACAGAAGAGAAAACATTGTTTGTTGTTATTCTGCAGAAGACTGTTATTTCTAGAACTTTAACATGGTGTGACCTCATTAAGCCATAATCAACTTTTTAAGCCTGAAtcacaaaaattattttgatcTTAGCAGCTCTTTTTAAACACTGACTTGTGTTGGTTTGAATTTTGGTTTCAGGGTTTGGAAACAGAGTTTGGGTGAATCCTTCCCAGCAAAAAGGAGGCTACATCCAGGCTTCATCATTCTCCTCTCAAGGAAGCAATGACTGGGGgggcggaggaggaggaggaggagggagaagggACAACGTAAATGCGTCCGAATTCAGCTTCTCCTCTCAAAACAGATTTTCATCTCTTGGTACACCGAGCTCCTTTGACAGAGGTGGAAGAGGAGGGGGTGGTCAGCAGCTGGTGCCTGGGGATGAAGATGATGACAAAAAACTGTAAGTATTCTATTTCCTCATAGTAACAGCTGTGGTGTAAAGGGTCTGGTTGATGTGATGTCTGTGTCACCATCCCTCAGGGAGCTCATTCAGATGGACATGGATATTTGGGAGAGTTCAGGACAGTGGGGCTTCTCATGTTACTCGAGCACCAAGGCATCTATATCTGGTTTGTATGATAAGAACATTTTATTACATGAATTCTGCTCTTGTTTGGAGTCAAAACACTGGTTTTAATTGATGTATGTATTAGACAAATAACCAAGACACTACTAGTGaacaatgtttgatttttttcattcacaGGTTTCACTGATCTCTCTCCTGAAGAGCTCAGGCTGGAGTTTTACTCAACGAGAGCTTCAGGAGATCTGCAGAGCTATGTAAGTGTCATCACTGGGAGTAAGGATGGTTGTTTTTTGGCTAGTAAGGTATTGAAATGGAtgtcctctttttctctccatgtgAATGAATTTTACctttaatttcagtaaaaactaGAACTTAAAGTTTGATCAAGTTGGGGGTCAAAGAAGAGGACAGAAATTTTGAGGTGTATTACAGTCTCACAAACTCTTGTTTCATTTGTTCAGATAAATGGTGTCAACCAGTTACTCAACCAGTGGAGAAGCCGACTCCAGGAGCTGAAAGCTATGAGTCCAGCCACACGCACGGCCTTGgtgagacacaaacacacagcagcCTTAGAGTTATCCTATTGACAGTTAATTTTTAGAAGTACCTCTATGAAACAGCACATCTGTGATtatattttctgtgtttacttCTTTGCAGCTTGCAGAGTTAAACAACCCGACACCTCAGGCATCTTCAGGGGGCTTTGGTTCGGCGACTGGATTTGGATCCTCTTCATCAGGCTTTGGAGGAAAAGGTAAGATTTAACTCAGCTTCTTTGTGAAAGTGGAAGAGCCCCCCACCCATTGACCATCTTGTCTCTGTATTAAACAGGGCCAGTGCTAGGTATTTTAGTGTCCTATGTGAGATTAGACTTGGGTGCCCGCCAGTCCAAGCCCTTTGTCATCATCTAAGAGAAACGTAATAAAGTTTACCCACTAATAATAGcacattagtttttttttcctttaagtaGATTTAGTAATTCAGTAGAAACCTTATATTATGATTTAAGATGAATACAATGAACAAATATGAGGACATCATTGGGTCTGTTAAGGCACAGCCCAGACCTCAGCAAGGGGTCTGGGGGTTTCTCCACCAAGGTTTGTTAATGATAAACTCTATTTTGATGGTATTTAATGCACTCTGGGCACTTTATTTACCATCCAATGTTCCTTGTTTAAAGACACTGACAATACTTATTTTAAGTCAAAAGTTATGTAGTGTTATGCTTTACTGTTAATTACCATGGtctgcctttcttttttttgctccATATCACCCCCCCATCTCTCTCTGTTATGTTTTGTGCTAAATCTCCAGTTTAATTGCAAGTCATGTTAATTAAAAAATCccacatttttatgtgacattctctaacctgacacaccagaagGGCTGTTTCTGTTTGATATATTCATTACAtggatatacactatattgccagaagtattcactcacccttacaaataaattaaatcaggtgttccaatcacttccatggccacaggtgtataaaatcaagcagactgtttttacaaacacttgtgaaagaatgggtcgctctcaggagctcagtgaattccagcgtggtactgtgataggatgccttctgtgcaacaagtccagtcgtaaAATTTCCAGTTGTGAAGTGGAGATGCGTtttctggagtgacgaatcacgcttctccatctggcaatctgatggacgagtctgggtttggcggatgccaggagaacggtacttgtctgactgcattgtgccaagtgtaaagtttggtggagggggggattatggtgtggggttgtttttcaggagctgggcttggccccttagttccagtgaaaggaactctgaatgcttcagcataccaagagattttggacagttccatgctcccaactttgtgggaagagtttggggatggccccttcctgttccaacatgactgtgcaccagtgcacaaagcaaggtccataaagacatggatgagagagtttggtgtgaatgaacttgactggcctgcacagagtcctcacctcaacctgatagaacaccttaaATTCATATGCGAGTTAAGGCAGGTGTGCAAATACTTCtagcaatatagtgtatttcacTTTCATCTGAGAAAACCTCTCATCAGCTTTAATCAGGATGGACTGACAAGTATGTGCTTATTATGCAgcatatttcattattttttgctgACAGGTAGATTTCAATAAAATGGATCAAATGTTGATCAAATGATCAAATCTTAATTGTTTTTCGGGTTGTTTTTATAGCTGTAGGgaaatgataaagaaaaaaggtcCCCTGAATACTACAACAAATTTATTCCTctgtacattttttactttattctttgggggccagatgggaagctgtggggggcctgatgtggcccccaggccgcctTCCATGTTCACTGCCCTTTCCAATCAATCAGTTTTCACACTTGTGTGAGAGATTTAAAAAGGCCCAGTGTTTCCAGTCCTGGGGTTTTCCTCACATCACTTTACATTTAGCTGACAGATGTGAGACTGGGTCATCACTCagtaacatattttttttaagtatccCTAATCTCTACTAAAAATAACATTGGAGCACACATTTTACTACATGCAGGATATTCATACAGGGTCTAGTGTAGTGTCTGACTGCACTGAGGTCAAAAATCTGAAGGTACCTGAATTTGTGTTGGTAGATTTATggaaaataaagtatttttcatCCTGTCTGAATGAGCTGATCAGATAATATGTGTGCTGTTTACTGCTCCTGTAATACATCTTATCTCCCTTATCATGCAGGTTTTGGTGCTGATACTTCAGCCCAGGCCAGCACTTTCAGCTTCGCTGCTCCCAG comes from Cheilinus undulatus linkage group 16, ASM1832078v1, whole genome shotgun sequence and encodes:
- the LOC121523170 gene encoding gasdermin-E-like, which codes for MFSTATANFVRQIDPEGSLIHVSRVNDSHKLVPMALVVKRNRYWFWQRPKYQPTDFTLSDLLQGDATLIPEVKEKPFLTYRGTYGDELSGRLDTEAASVSVTLEGRGSSHLQSCFGKLKKEELDVIKLLRDSRNRMVDMNHVLVQQMEKRAEVLTVLKERIFTTDSCSVTQTKKEQCIFQGLLGLMGMLGGSIKACLKESSKIEADSDVSLEIPSGTVVAYSVLELKIKKNGDYDICLRPGTNGGIEADSPVTQPSHDFLDTVDGKHNGQKAPETEPSSASQNGSHEMDFSLLAELPQSVRSAFFKRLQETLRDRGALSYLQRVLENLCFGETLITAKDEDLPDSQRKTLSAILDGYSEDSQAGIPAHLNSVHLLVSAMEELPDETLNLLSESSPDFLEAFKTLVTRLKESHEPLSIQCLPVLLQDNQAFQQADQLLRSIKVTLKRDANTLWTETGNKAGVLPVVLCLSIQGLASLCKGLEM
- the nup42 gene encoding nucleoporin NUP42, which translates into the protein MPVCNFFLQGRCRYGEKCWNEHPRGGNRGGGGGGGGGGGYNSSNYNRSSGQQQPRGGGGGFGNRVWVNPSQQKGGYIQASSFSSQGSNDWGGGGGGGGGRRDNVNASEFSFSSQNRFSSLGTPSSFDRGGRGGGGQQLVPGDEDDDKKLELIQMDMDIWESSGQWGFSCYSSTKASISGFTDLSPEELRLEFYSTRASGDLQSYINGVNQLLNQWRSRLQELKAMSPATRTALLAELNNPTPQASSGGFGSATGFGSSSSGFGGKGFGADTSAQASTFSFAAPSGGFGSSAAPSFDSALAAPTQPPTGFGSSSSTASSAVSASSFSFAATTTSTPAAPSGFGSASGFSFSSTATTGGGFGSSFGAQVPSAAESSSGFGQTAPPAAGGGSAGGAMDSLFSVESELTAEELNQFKAKKFTLGQIPLKPPPANLLVV